A single region of the Nocardioides aurantiacus genome encodes:
- the ald gene encoding alanine dehydrogenase has protein sequence MRIGVPKEVKNHEYRVAITPVGVHELVAHGHEVAVEKDAGTGSAIPDSDYEAAGARIVEAADDVWGEAEMVLKVKEPVAEEYHRLREDLTLFTYLHLAADQPLTQELVDRKVTGIAYETVQLRSGSLPLLYPMSEVAGCLAPQVGAHALLKAQGGRGVLLGGVGGVANAKVVVIGAGVSGQNAANIALGMGADVTLLDTDLDKLRMSFWRYDNRVRGLASSKLAIEQQVTEADLVIGAVLIPGAKAPKLVSNELVSRMKPGSVLVDIAVDQGGCFEDTRPTTHADPTYAVHDSVFYCVANMPGAVPNTSTYALTNATLPYTVALADRGWREALRRDGSLALGLNTWAGHVTNAPVAEAHGMESLALDEALAADA, from the coding sequence GTGCGGATCGGCGTACCGAAGGAAGTCAAGAACCACGAGTACCGGGTGGCCATCACCCCGGTCGGCGTGCACGAGCTGGTCGCCCACGGCCACGAGGTCGCGGTCGAGAAGGACGCGGGCACCGGGTCGGCGATCCCCGACTCCGACTACGAGGCCGCCGGCGCCCGGATCGTCGAGGCCGCCGACGACGTGTGGGGCGAGGCCGAGATGGTGCTCAAGGTCAAGGAGCCGGTGGCCGAGGAGTACCACCGGCTGCGCGAGGACCTGACGCTGTTCACCTACCTCCACCTCGCCGCCGACCAGCCGCTGACCCAGGAGCTGGTGGACCGCAAGGTCACCGGCATCGCCTACGAGACCGTCCAGCTCCGCTCGGGCTCGCTGCCGCTGCTCTACCCGATGTCGGAGGTCGCCGGCTGCCTGGCGCCCCAGGTCGGCGCGCACGCGCTGCTCAAGGCCCAGGGCGGTCGGGGAGTGCTGCTGGGCGGTGTCGGGGGCGTGGCCAACGCCAAGGTCGTCGTGATCGGCGCGGGCGTCTCGGGCCAGAACGCCGCCAACATCGCGCTCGGCATGGGCGCCGATGTCACCCTGCTGGACACCGACCTGGACAAGCTGCGGATGTCCTTCTGGCGCTACGACAACCGGGTCCGGGGCCTGGCCTCCTCCAAGCTCGCCATCGAGCAGCAGGTGACCGAGGCCGACCTGGTCATCGGCGCGGTGCTGATCCCGGGAGCCAAGGCGCCGAAGCTGGTCAGCAACGAGCTGGTCTCGCGGATGAAGCCCGGCTCGGTGCTGGTCGACATCGCCGTGGACCAGGGCGGCTGCTTCGAGGACACCCGGCCCACGACCCACGCCGACCCGACGTACGCCGTGCACGACTCGGTCTTCTACTGCGTGGCCAACATGCCGGGCGCGGTGCCGAACACCTCGACCTACGCGCTGACCAACGCCACGCTGCCCTACACCGTCGCGCTGGCCGACCGCGGCTGGCGCGAGGCGCTGCGTCGCGACGGCTCGCTCGCGCTGGGGCTCAACACTTGGGCCGGGCACGTCACCAACGCCCCGGTCGCCGAGGCGCACGGGATGGAGTCGCTCGCCCTCGACGAGGCGCTGGCCGCGGACGCGTGA
- a CDS encoding dipeptidase, which translates to MTAAPDVQGARGVTERVARLLAEHPVLDGHNDLLWAAREAVAYDFDRLDLRDSDTCRRFGTHTDLPRLAQGGVGAQFWSVFVPSTLSPADTLTATLEQVDAGHAMIERYADRLALATTVEDVHRAWDQGRVASLMGAEGGHQIGGSLGTRALHRLGVRYLTLTHNDNVAWADSATDERVLGGLSDFGREVVAEMNRIGMLVDLSHVSADTMRDALDTTTRPVVFSHSSARALCDHPRNVPDDVLGRLAGNGGLCMVTFVPKFVDEASRDWFAEVDALVAEAGVEPFTAAESELVARHAERHPAPVATLEDVVAHVEHVREVAGLEHVGLGGDYDGVGALPAGLEDVTGYPRLLAALADRGWSDADLAALTSGNVLRVMHDAGLTDAGERRAGAVPL; encoded by the coding sequence GTGACCGCGGCCCCCGACGTGCAGGGCGCGCGCGGCGTCACGGAGCGGGTGGCGCGGCTGCTGGCCGAGCACCCGGTCCTGGACGGCCACAACGACCTGCTGTGGGCCGCGCGCGAGGCCGTGGCCTACGACTTCGACCGCCTGGACCTGCGCGACAGCGACACCTGCCGCCGCTTCGGCACCCACACCGACCTCCCGCGCCTGGCGCAGGGCGGCGTCGGCGCGCAGTTCTGGTCGGTGTTCGTGCCCTCGACCCTGAGCCCCGCCGACACGCTCACCGCCACCCTCGAGCAGGTCGACGCCGGCCACGCCATGATCGAGCGGTACGCCGACCGGCTGGCGCTCGCCACGACCGTCGAGGACGTCCACCGGGCCTGGGACCAGGGCCGGGTGGCCAGCCTGATGGGTGCCGAGGGCGGCCACCAGATCGGGGGCTCGCTCGGCACGCGTGCGCTGCACCGGCTGGGCGTGCGCTACCTGACGCTGACCCACAACGACAACGTCGCGTGGGCCGACTCGGCCACCGACGAGCGCGTGCTCGGCGGCCTGTCCGACTTCGGACGCGAGGTCGTGGCCGAGATGAACCGCATCGGGATGCTCGTCGACCTCAGCCACGTCAGCGCCGACACCATGCGCGACGCCCTGGACACCACCACCCGCCCGGTGGTGTTCAGCCACTCCTCGGCCCGCGCGCTGTGCGACCACCCCCGCAACGTGCCCGACGACGTGCTGGGTCGGCTCGCCGGCAACGGTGGCCTGTGCATGGTGACCTTCGTGCCGAAGTTCGTCGACGAGGCCAGCCGCGACTGGTTCGCCGAGGTCGACGCCCTGGTCGCCGAGGCGGGCGTGGAGCCGTTCACGGCCGCGGAGAGCGAGCTGGTCGCCCGGCACGCCGAGCGTCACCCCGCGCCCGTCGCCACGCTGGAGGACGTGGTCGCCCACGTCGAGCACGTCCGCGAGGTCGCGGGTCTCGAGCACGTCGGGCTCGGTGGCGACTACGACGGGGTCGGCGCGCTGCCGGCCGGGCTCGAGGACGTCACCGGCTACCCCCGCCTGCTGGCCGCGCTGGCCGATCGGGGCTGGTCCGACGCCGACCTCGCGGCGCTCACCTCGGGCAACGTGCTGCGCGTGATGCACGACGCCGGGTTGACCGACGCGGGGGAGCGGCGGGCCGGCGCCGTACCACTCTGA
- a CDS encoding site-specific tyrosine recombinase XerD, protein MSAGPLVTAVRTYLDHLVVERGLAPNSVSSYRRDLRRYLDHLDRLGVTTLDEVTEQTISGFLMALREGDPDHQPLSAASAGRTVVAVRGFHRFALADGLALADPSAGVRPPPPAKRLPKAVSLGDVERLLDAAGAPGTPLALRDRALLEVLYGTGARISEAVGLDVDDLELDSDDPASHTVLLRGKGSKERVVPVGSYAREAVRAYLTRGRPALLADAARTGGAATERAGAMFLNARGGRLSRQSAWSVIVRAADRAGLSVEVSPHTLRHSFATHLLEGGADVRVVQELLGHASVTTTQVYTLVTVDSLREVYAAAHPRALG, encoded by the coding sequence GTGAGCGCGGGCCCGCTGGTCACCGCGGTCCGGACCTACCTGGACCACCTGGTGGTCGAGCGCGGCCTGGCGCCGAACTCGGTGTCGTCCTACCGCCGTGACCTGCGGCGCTACCTCGACCACCTCGACCGGCTCGGTGTGACCACCTTGGACGAGGTCACCGAGCAGACGATCAGCGGCTTCCTGATGGCGCTGCGCGAGGGCGACCCCGACCACCAGCCGCTGAGCGCGGCCTCCGCCGGTCGGACCGTGGTGGCGGTGCGGGGCTTCCACAGGTTCGCGCTCGCCGACGGGCTGGCGCTCGCCGACCCGTCGGCCGGCGTACGCCCTCCGCCGCCGGCGAAGCGGCTGCCCAAGGCGGTCTCGCTCGGCGACGTCGAGCGGCTGCTGGACGCGGCCGGGGCGCCGGGCACACCGCTGGCGCTGCGCGACCGGGCGTTGCTGGAGGTGCTCTACGGCACCGGCGCCCGGATCTCCGAGGCGGTGGGCCTCGACGTCGACGACCTCGAGCTCGATTCCGACGACCCGGCCTCGCACACCGTGCTGCTGCGCGGCAAGGGCTCCAAGGAGCGGGTGGTGCCGGTCGGGAGCTATGCCCGCGAGGCGGTCCGGGCCTACCTCACCCGCGGCCGTCCGGCGCTGCTTGCCGACGCCGCGCGCACCGGGGGCGCGGCCACCGAGCGGGCGGGTGCGATGTTCCTCAACGCCCGCGGGGGCCGGCTGTCGCGGCAGAGCGCCTGGTCGGTGATCGTCCGGGCCGCCGACCGCGCCGGGCTCTCGGTCGAGGTCTCGCCGCACACCCTGCGCCACTCCTTCGCGACCCACCTGCTGGAGGGCGGTGCCGACGTCCGGGTGGTGCAGGAGCTGCTGGGGCACGCCTCGGTGACCACCACGCAGGTCTACACGCTGGTGACCGTCGACAGCCTCCGCGAGGTGTACGCCGCGGCGCACCCGCGCGCCCTGGGCTGA
- a CDS encoding NUDIX domain-containing protein, with amino-acid sequence MQPDAPEVAADALADRSGSWPVVGSEQAWQSDWIVALREDRVHRPDHVDDAHTRVVLEHPGAVVVLAVDDRERVACLRQYRHAGPGWFVELPAGVLDSDEPPLETAQRELREEVELAATDWRPLATLRPSVGISAETQHVFLARGLSHADRGDFELHAEEADMEVFWAPVEDMVEAVLDGRLTTSALVTAVLAYDALRRRDRA; translated from the coding sequence GTGCAGCCCGACGCCCCGGAGGTCGCCGCCGACGCGCTGGCGGACCGTTCCGGCAGCTGGCCGGTGGTGGGCAGCGAGCAGGCGTGGCAGAGCGACTGGATCGTCGCGCTGCGCGAGGACCGGGTCCACCGCCCCGACCACGTCGACGACGCGCACACCCGGGTGGTCCTCGAGCACCCCGGCGCGGTGGTCGTGCTGGCCGTCGACGACCGGGAGCGGGTGGCGTGCCTGCGGCAGTACCGCCACGCCGGGCCCGGCTGGTTCGTCGAGCTCCCGGCCGGGGTGCTCGACAGCGACGAGCCGCCGCTGGAGACCGCGCAGCGCGAGCTGCGCGAGGAGGTCGAGCTGGCCGCGACCGACTGGCGTCCGCTGGCCACGCTGCGACCCAGCGTCGGCATCAGTGCGGAGACCCAGCACGTCTTCCTGGCCCGTGGGCTCTCGCACGCCGACCGCGGTGACTTCGAGCTCCACGCCGAGGAGGCCGACATGGAGGTCTTCTGGGCCCCGGTCGAGGACATGGTCGAGGCGGTCCTGGACGGTCGGCTCACCACGAGCGCCCTGGTGACCGCGGTGCTCGCCTACGACGCCCTGCGTCGCCGGGACCGGGCGTGA